A genomic segment from Modestobacter roseus encodes:
- the nrdR gene encoding transcriptional regulator NrdR, with amino-acid sequence MRCPFCHNPDSRVVDSRETDEGATTRRRRSCPGCGRRFTTVEEPVLAVVKRSGVTEPFNRTKVVAGVRRACQGRPVDEDQLAVLAQRVEEAVRATGCAEVPSNEVGLAILQPLRELDEVAYLRFASVYRAFDSIEDFEQEITELRSRHLPGGTPPLPGLQPDEPGGRRRAGSRAPTTS; translated from the coding sequence GTGCGCTGCCCCTTCTGCCACAACCCCGACTCCCGCGTGGTCGACTCGCGCGAGACCGACGAGGGGGCCACCACCCGCCGCCGCCGGTCCTGCCCCGGCTGTGGACGCCGGTTCACCACGGTCGAGGAGCCGGTCCTCGCCGTCGTCAAGCGCAGCGGGGTCACCGAGCCCTTCAACCGCACCAAGGTCGTCGCCGGCGTGCGACGCGCCTGCCAGGGCCGCCCGGTCGACGAGGACCAGCTGGCAGTCCTCGCCCAGCGGGTCGAGGAGGCGGTCCGGGCCACCGGCTGCGCCGAGGTGCCGAGCAACGAGGTCGGGCTGGCGATCCTGCAGCCGCTGCGGGAGCTCGACGAGGTGGCCTACCTCCGGTTCGCCAGCGTCTACCGGGCGTTCGACTCGATCGAGGACTTCGAGCAGGAGATCACCGAGCTCCGCTCCCGGCACCTGCCCGGTGGCACCCCGCCACTGCCCGGTCTGCAGCCCGACGAGCCGGGCGGCCGGCGTCGTGCGGGCAGCCGGGCCCCGACCACCTCCTGA
- a CDS encoding vitamin B12-dependent ribonucleotide reductase, whose amino-acid sequence MTETEDRLATTRARRGGKAPARGKGLKVKRVFTSAGVHPYDEVVWERRDVVMTNWRDGSINFEQRGVEFPAEWSINATNIVTTKYFRGAVGSPQRETSLRQLIDRVVLTYGAAGREHDYFATEGDAEIFEHELTWMLLHQVFSFNSPVWFNVGTASPQQVSACFILAVDDTMDSILNWYREEGLIFKGGSGAGLNLSRIRSSKELLSSGGTASGPVSFMRGADASAGTIKSGGATRRAAKMVVLDIDHPDIEEFIETKAREEDKIRALRDAGYDMDLGGKDITSVQYQNANNSVRVNDEFMRAVEEGAEFGLRARSDGSVIETVDARELFGKVTQAAWECADPGIQYDDTINDWHTNPETGRINASNPCSEYMSLDNSSCNLASLNLMKFLKDDGTFDSKNFVKAVELIITAMDISICFADFPTDPIGETTRAYRQLGIGYANLGAMLMATGHAYDSRGGQTLAAAITSLMTGTAYRRSAELAGVVGAYEGYARNADAHARVMRKHAAANDAIRPVGADDADVLKVATQQWQDCLAIGTENGWRNAQASVLAPTGTIGFMMDCDTTGIEPDFSLVKFKKLVGGGSMQIVNQTVPRALKSLGYQDEQVEAIVEYIAEHGHVVDAPSLRPEHYEVFDCAMGERAISPMGHVRMMAAVQPFISGAISKTVNMPESATVEEVADIYFQGWKMGIKALAIYRDNCKVGQPLSGGKGKNDGTKAEVAAEETAPAATALAHPVRKRLPKKRTSMTTSFSVAGAEGYMTAGMYEDGSLGEVFLKLGKQGSTLAGVMDAFSIGISIALQHGVPLETYIQKFTNMRFEPAGMTDDPDIRIAQSVMDYIFRRLALDHLPVDARANLGIFSAEERAAQVAGYDTSAATPQVTEEDEVDVEALRGSVPTEAPAKAETETVVKESPKQAIKEAHSSAELLELVTGTATDAPLCMTCGTKMRPAGSCYVCEGCGSTSGCS is encoded by the coding sequence ATGACCGAGACCGAAGACCGCCTCGCCACCACCCGTGCACGCCGCGGCGGCAAGGCGCCAGCCCGGGGGAAGGGCCTCAAGGTCAAGCGCGTCTTCACCTCCGCGGGGGTGCACCCCTACGACGAGGTGGTCTGGGAGCGTCGCGACGTCGTCATGACCAACTGGCGGGACGGCTCGATCAACTTCGAGCAGCGGGGCGTCGAGTTCCCGGCCGAGTGGAGCATCAACGCCACCAACATCGTCACCACCAAGTACTTCCGCGGCGCGGTCGGCAGCCCGCAGCGGGAGACGAGCCTCCGCCAGCTGATCGACCGGGTCGTCCTGACCTACGGCGCGGCCGGCCGTGAGCACGACTACTTCGCCACCGAGGGCGACGCCGAGATCTTCGAGCACGAGCTCACCTGGATGCTGCTGCACCAGGTGTTCAGCTTCAACAGCCCCGTCTGGTTCAACGTGGGCACCGCCTCGCCGCAGCAGGTCAGCGCCTGCTTCATCCTCGCGGTCGACGACACGATGGACTCGATCCTGAACTGGTACCGGGAAGAGGGCCTGATCTTCAAGGGCGGCTCCGGCGCCGGCCTGAACCTCTCCCGGATCCGCTCCTCCAAGGAGCTGCTCTCCTCCGGTGGCACCGCCTCCGGCCCGGTCTCCTTCATGCGCGGTGCCGACGCCTCCGCCGGCACCATCAAGTCCGGTGGCGCCACCCGCCGCGCGGCGAAGATGGTCGTCCTCGACATCGACCACCCCGACATCGAGGAGTTCATCGAGACCAAGGCGCGCGAGGAGGACAAGATCCGCGCGCTGCGCGACGCCGGCTACGACATGGACCTCGGCGGCAAGGACATCACCAGCGTCCAGTACCAGAACGCCAACAACTCGGTTCGGGTCAACGACGAGTTCATGCGCGCCGTGGAGGAGGGCGCCGAGTTCGGTCTCCGGGCCCGCTCCGACGGCTCGGTCATCGAGACCGTCGACGCCCGCGAGCTGTTCGGCAAGGTCACCCAGGCCGCCTGGGAGTGCGCCGACCCGGGCATCCAGTACGACGACACGATCAACGACTGGCACACCAACCCCGAGACCGGGCGGATCAACGCGTCCAACCCCTGCTCGGAGTACATGAGCCTGGACAACAGCTCGTGCAACCTGGCGTCGCTGAACCTCATGAAGTTCCTGAAGGACGACGGCACGTTCGACTCCAAGAACTTCGTCAAGGCCGTCGAGCTGATCATCACCGCGATGGACATCTCGATCTGCTTCGCCGACTTCCCGACCGACCCGATCGGGGAGACCACCCGGGCCTACCGGCAGCTGGGCATCGGCTACGCCAACCTCGGCGCGATGCTGATGGCCACCGGCCACGCCTACGACTCCCGGGGCGGGCAGACCCTGGCCGCGGCGATCACCTCGCTGATGACCGGCACCGCCTACCGCCGCTCGGCCGAGCTGGCCGGTGTCGTCGGCGCCTACGAGGGCTACGCCCGCAACGCCGACGCCCACGCCCGGGTCATGCGCAAGCACGCCGCCGCCAACGACGCCATCCGCCCGGTCGGCGCCGACGACGCCGACGTGCTCAAGGTCGCCACCCAGCAGTGGCAGGACTGCCTGGCCATCGGCACCGAGAACGGCTGGCGCAACGCGCAGGCCTCGGTGCTCGCCCCCACCGGCACCATCGGCTTCATGATGGACTGCGACACGACCGGCATCGAGCCGGACTTCTCGCTGGTCAAGTTCAAGAAGCTGGTCGGCGGCGGCTCCATGCAGATCGTCAACCAGACGGTGCCGCGGGCGCTGAAGAGCCTGGGCTACCAGGACGAGCAGGTCGAGGCGATCGTCGAGTACATCGCCGAGCACGGCCACGTCGTCGACGCCCCGAGCCTGCGCCCGGAGCACTACGAGGTCTTCGACTGCGCCATGGGCGAGCGGGCCATCTCCCCGATGGGCCACGTCCGGATGATGGCCGCGGTGCAGCCGTTCATCTCCGGCGCGATCAGCAAGACGGTCAACATGCCCGAGTCGGCGACCGTCGAGGAGGTCGCGGACATCTACTTCCAGGGCTGGAAGATGGGCATCAAGGCGCTGGCCATCTACCGCGACAACTGCAAGGTCGGCCAGCCGCTGTCCGGTGGCAAGGGCAAGAACGACGGCACCAAGGCCGAGGTCGCCGCCGAGGAGACCGCACCCGCCGCCACCGCGCTGGCGCACCCGGTCCGCAAGCGGCTGCCCAAGAAGCGCACCAGCATGACGACGTCGTTCAGCGTCGCCGGTGCCGAGGGCTACATGACCGCCGGCATGTACGAGGACGGCAGCCTCGGTGAGGTCTTCCTGAAGCTCGGCAAGCAGGGCTCGACCCTGGCCGGGGTGATGGACGCCTTCTCGATCGGCATCTCGATCGCGCTGCAGCACGGTGTGCCGCTGGAGACCTACATCCAGAAGTTCACCAACATGCGCTTCGAGCCGGCCGGCATGACCGACGACCCGGACATCCGCATCGCCCAGTCGGTGATGGACTACATCTTCCGTCGCCTGGCGCTGGACCACCTGCCGGTGGACGCGCGGGCCAACCTCGGCATCTTCAGCGCCGAGGAGCGGGCCGCCCAGGTCGCCGGCTACGACACCTCCGCCGCCACCCCGCAGGTGACCGAGGAGGACGAGGTCGACGTCGAGGCGCTGCGCGGCTCGGTGCCCACCGAGGCCCCGGCCAAGGCGGAGACCGAGACGGTCGTCAAGGAGTCGCCGAAGCAGGCGATCAAGGAGGCCCACTCCTCGGCCGAGCTGCTGGAGCTGGTCACCGGCACTGCGACCGACGCGCCGCTGTGCATGACCTGCGGTACGAAGATGCGCCCGGCCGGCAGCTGCTACGTCTGCGAGGGCTGCGGCTCCACCAGCGGCTGCAGCTGA
- a CDS encoding DUF881 domain-containing protein — MSAGEPTGPSHDAGPEQTAPADEAGAVRVDPAANRSAPGQTDPDRSPPAGEPAGSEPGGDVTGGDETGPVSPAGPERARQRRRRRLVLSVVTGALALALGLGMTLQIRISNTDDPLSTTTEEDLVTILNDIDANEDLLRQQLAETRRTVDELTSDRSEADSALEQAVERSQAVDVLTGAVPVRGPGIRLSIVDPEEEVDAALLLEAVQELRGAGAEAIQVNGVRVVVSTALVDGADGVRVDGELVTGPYTVLAIGPGEEMIRLLSVPGGVLSDVARADGTARVVEQDDVAIDALVGDPLDD; from the coding sequence ATGAGCGCCGGCGAGCCGACCGGACCGTCCCACGACGCCGGTCCGGAGCAGACCGCGCCCGCCGACGAGGCCGGCGCGGTCCGGGTCGACCCCGCAGCGAACCGGTCGGCACCTGGCCAGACCGACCCCGACCGGAGTCCGCCCGCCGGCGAACCCGCAGGCAGCGAACCCGGGGGCGACGTGACCGGGGGCGACGAGACCGGGCCGGTGAGCCCCGCAGGCCCGGAACGGGCCCGGCAGCGGCGGCGACGCCGCCTCGTGCTGTCCGTGGTGACCGGGGCCTTGGCGCTGGCGCTCGGGCTGGGCATGACGCTGCAGATCCGGATCAGCAACACCGATGACCCGCTCAGTACGACCACCGAGGAGGACCTGGTCACGATCCTCAACGACATCGACGCCAACGAGGACCTGCTGCGGCAGCAGCTCGCCGAGACCCGCCGCACGGTGGACGAGCTGACCAGTGACCGGTCGGAGGCCGACAGCGCCCTCGAGCAGGCGGTGGAGCGCTCGCAGGCGGTCGACGTGCTGACCGGTGCCGTCCCCGTCCGCGGCCCTGGTATCCGGTTGTCGATCGTCGACCCGGAGGAGGAGGTCGACGCCGCCCTGCTGCTGGAGGCGGTGCAGGAGCTGCGCGGCGCCGGCGCGGAGGCGATCCAGGTCAACGGCGTGCGGGTGGTCGTCTCCACCGCCCTGGTCGACGGTGCCGACGGCGTCCGGGTGGACGGCGAGCTGGTCACCGGCCCGTACACCGTGCTGGCCATCGGACCGGGCGAGGAGATGATCCGCCTGCTGAGCGTGCCCGGCGGCGTGCTCAGCGACGTCGCGCGCGCCGACGGCACCGCCCGCGTCGTGGAGCAGGACGACGTCGCCATCGACGCCCTGGTGGGTGACCCGCTCGACGACTGA
- a CDS encoding CAP domain-containing protein, with amino-acid sequence MHRSALLTPLAAVLIGCTGCAVVSTDVAAGGAVATAPASQSPPAGGTGAPAEEQVARAVFDRVNAEREERGLGPVSWNDDLAAVARGWSQEMSETGRFEHQDLQQVLQSDRVSGFTAMGENLFRSTGPVPAGTIHAGWMRSDEHRVNVLNPGFDRLGVGVFCAADGSVWATQEFGRTTGADRPAVASTTPPVEPIARPEDDGPTC; translated from the coding sequence ATGCATCGCTCTGCCCTCCTGACTCCGCTGGCCGCCGTCCTGATCGGGTGCACCGGCTGCGCCGTCGTCAGCACCGACGTCGCGGCCGGTGGTGCCGTCGCGACCGCCCCGGCGTCCCAGTCCCCGCCCGCCGGCGGGACCGGGGCGCCCGCCGAGGAGCAGGTGGCCCGAGCCGTCTTCGACCGGGTCAACGCCGAGCGCGAGGAGCGGGGTCTGGGACCGGTGTCCTGGAACGACGACCTGGCCGCGGTGGCGAGGGGCTGGAGCCAGGAGATGTCCGAGACCGGCCGGTTCGAGCACCAGGACCTCCAGCAGGTGCTGCAGAGCGACCGGGTGTCGGGCTTCACCGCGATGGGCGAGAACCTCTTCCGGTCGACCGGGCCGGTGCCGGCCGGCACGATCCATGCCGGCTGGATGCGTTCGGACGAGCACCGGGTCAACGTGTTGAACCCCGGCTTCGACCGCCTCGGCGTCGGGGTGTTCTGCGCCGCCGACGGCTCGGTCTGGGCCACCCAGGAGTTCGGCCGGACGACGGGCGCCGACCGGCCCGCCGTCGCCTCCACCACCCCGCCGGTCGAGCCGATCGCCCGCCCCGAGGACGACGGACCGACCTGCTGA
- a CDS encoding S1C family serine protease, giving the protein MDGIDETALDAYSRVVTTVAAELMPHVAALSVGGPGGRGGAGSAVVVDADGLLLTNAHVVGRATGGRAAFSDGSEVPVDVVGADPLSDLAVVRARGATPPPAELGDAAELRVGQLVVAVGNPFGLAGSVTAGVVSGLGRSLPTREGRAARVVEDVIQTDAALNPGNSGGALADAHGRVVGINTAVAGWGLGLAVPVNDTSRRIVATLVRDGRVRRAYLGVVSSPVPLPAELAARTGQRRGLQVLDVIAGSPADRAGLKGGDLVLEAGRAAVASAQSLQRLLFDEAIGQPLPVTVVRRGAMVDVVAVPTELTG; this is encoded by the coding sequence ATGGACGGGATCGACGAGACGGCGCTGGACGCCTACTCGCGGGTGGTCACCACCGTGGCCGCGGAGCTGATGCCGCACGTCGCCGCGCTCTCGGTGGGCGGTCCGGGTGGCCGGGGCGGCGCCGGGTCGGCCGTCGTCGTCGACGCAGACGGGCTGCTGCTGACCAACGCCCACGTCGTCGGCCGGGCGACCGGCGGACGCGCGGCGTTCAGCGACGGCTCGGAGGTGCCGGTCGACGTGGTCGGGGCCGACCCGCTGTCGGACCTGGCCGTGGTGCGGGCCCGGGGTGCGACTCCCCCGCCGGCCGAGCTCGGCGACGCCGCGGAGCTGCGGGTCGGCCAGCTGGTGGTGGCGGTCGGGAACCCGTTCGGGCTCGCCGGGTCCGTCACCGCCGGTGTGGTGAGCGGACTGGGCCGCTCGCTGCCCACCCGGGAGGGCCGGGCCGCGCGGGTGGTCGAGGACGTGATCCAGACCGACGCGGCGCTCAACCCGGGCAACTCCGGTGGCGCGCTGGCGGATGCGCACGGCCGGGTGGTCGGGATCAACACCGCCGTCGCCGGGTGGGGCCTGGGCCTCGCGGTGCCGGTCAACGACACCAGCCGGCGGATCGTGGCGACGCTGGTCCGCGACGGCCGGGTGCGCCGCGCCTACCTCGGCGTGGTCAGCAGCCCGGTGCCGCTGCCGGCCGAGCTCGCCGCGCGCACCGGGCAGCGGCGCGGGCTGCAGGTGCTCGACGTCATCGCCGGCTCCCCGGCCGACCGGGCCGGGCTGAAGGGCGGCGACCTGGTGCTGGAGGCGGGCCGGGCGGCCGTGGCGTCGGCGCAGAGCCTGCAACGGCTGCTCTTCGACGAGGCGATCGGGCAACCGCTGCCGGTGACCGTGGTGCGCCGCGGGGCGATGGTCGACGTCGTGGCGGTGCCCACCGAGCTCACCGGCTGA
- a CDS encoding amidohydrolase family protein, whose translation MPAPVADLVLTGARVIDPETGLDAVRAVAVTGGTITAVGEAAPPAREVWDVAGSVLAPGFIDLHSHAQSTTGLRLQALDGVTTALELEAGVLPVAGAYARAAAEGRPVNYGFSASWTDARMHVLDGVPLDADGSLDLFSTHQALPNWRGPAGDRDVARILDLLEGAVADGALGIGVLVGYAPDSGRAEYFRLAGLAARLGVPTFTHTRYISTAEPGTSLEGALEVIAAAAGTGAAMHMCHVNSTSNRMIDEVAGAVDAARATGVRVTTEAYPYGAGATVIGAAFLAPEVLHRMGIGPRRLTYLATGERVADERRLAELRAADPGGDVVVHFLDEEDPADLAVLERSFTLADTAIATDAMPLVSPGGGAAPDVWPPPPGVHTHPRSAGSYARTLRWLVRERGVLTLTEALRRSSLLPAQVLAEAVPAMRRKGRVQAGADADLVVFDPDTVTDRATYAQVAPSTGFRHVLVGGTPVVRDGELQTGALPGRPIRSGDR comes from the coding sequence ATGCCGGCACCGGTCGCCGACCTCGTCCTGACCGGCGCCCGGGTCATCGACCCGGAGACCGGCCTGGACGCGGTGCGGGCGGTCGCGGTCACCGGCGGCACGATCACCGCCGTCGGTGAGGCCGCGCCGCCGGCCCGCGAGGTGTGGGACGTCGCCGGGTCGGTGCTGGCCCCGGGCTTCATCGACCTGCACAGCCACGCGCAGAGCACCACCGGGCTGCGGCTGCAGGCGCTGGACGGCGTGACCACCGCCCTGGAGCTGGAGGCCGGGGTGCTGCCGGTGGCCGGCGCCTACGCCCGCGCGGCGGCCGAGGGCCGGCCGGTCAACTACGGGTTCTCCGCCTCCTGGACCGACGCCCGCATGCACGTGCTGGACGGCGTCCCGCTGGACGCCGACGGGTCACTGGACCTGTTCAGCACCCACCAGGCGCTGCCGAACTGGCGCGGTCCGGCGGGTGACCGGGACGTCGCGCGCATCCTGGACTTGCTGGAGGGCGCGGTCGCCGACGGTGCGCTGGGCATCGGGGTGCTGGTCGGCTACGCCCCGGACAGCGGCCGGGCGGAGTACTTCCGGCTGGCCGGGCTCGCCGCCCGGCTGGGCGTGCCGACCTTCACGCACACCCGGTACATCTCGACCGCGGAGCCGGGCACCTCCCTGGAGGGGGCGCTGGAGGTGATCGCCGCGGCGGCCGGCACCGGGGCGGCCATGCACATGTGCCACGTCAACAGCACCTCGAACCGGATGATCGACGAGGTGGCCGGCGCCGTCGACGCCGCCCGCGCGACCGGGGTGCGGGTGACGACGGAGGCCTACCCCTACGGCGCCGGCGCGACGGTCATCGGCGCGGCCTTCCTGGCTCCCGAGGTGCTGCACCGGATGGGCATCGGGCCGCGGCGGCTGACCTACCTGGCCACCGGGGAGCGGGTCGCCGACGAGCGCCGGCTGGCCGAGCTGCGCGCCGCCGATCCCGGCGGTGACGTGGTGGTGCACTTCCTCGACGAGGAGGACCCGGCCGACCTCGCCGTCCTGGAGCGGTCCTTCACCCTCGCCGACACCGCGATCGCCACCGACGCGATGCCGCTGGTCTCCCCGGGCGGAGGCGCTGCACCGGACGTCTGGCCCCCGCCACCGGGCGTGCACACCCACCCCCGCTCGGCGGGGTCGTACGCGCGCACGCTGCGCTGGCTGGTCCGCGAGCGCGGCGTGCTGACCCTGACCGAGGCGCTGCGGCGCTCGTCGCTGCTGCCGGCGCAGGTGCTCGCCGAGGCCGTGCCCGCCATGCGGCGCAAGGGCCGGGTGCAGGCGGGGGCCGACGCCGACCTCGTGGTGTTCGACCCGGACACGGTCACCGACCGGGCGACCTACGCGCAGGTGGCGCCCTCGACGGGCTTCCGGCACGTGCTCGTCGGCGGGACGCCGGTGGTCCGCGACGGCGAGCTGCAGACCGGCGCCCTGCCCGGGCGGCCGATCCGGTCGGGCGACCGCTGA
- a CDS encoding LysM peptidoglycan-binding domain-containing protein — translation MVTAESPDARVTRSRPPLRLVTSPVVEEVSAGRAGSGAVRRPSARPGGRPVAGSGVASTRTVRGGGCRTVPTGPPSRVGERDELPMRLTRRGRRVVAALSIAVGLGVAAGTLAVAGDGGPALRLAAAGTVVVQPGDTLWSIAGEVAPDEDRRAVVDALLERNDLDDVVLQPGQVLELP, via the coding sequence ATGGTCACCGCCGAGTCCCCGGATGCCCGTGTCACCCGTTCCCGCCCGCCGCTGCGGCTGGTGACCTCCCCGGTGGTCGAGGAGGTCTCGGCCGGGCGGGCCGGGTCGGGTGCAGTGCGACGGCCGTCGGCGCGTCCCGGTGGGCGTCCGGTGGCGGGCTCCGGGGTCGCGAGCACGCGGACCGTCCGCGGTGGTGGGTGCCGGACGGTGCCCACCGGGCCGCCCTCGCGGGTGGGCGAGCGGGACGAGCTGCCGATGCGGCTCACCCGTCGCGGTCGGCGGGTCGTGGCGGCCCTGTCGATCGCCGTCGGCCTGGGGGTGGCGGCGGGCACGCTCGCCGTGGCGGGCGACGGGGGGCCGGCGCTGCGACTGGCCGCCGCCGGCACGGTGGTGGTCCAGCCCGGCGACACGCTGTGGTCGATCGCCGGCGAGGTGGCCCCGGACGAGGACCGGCGCGCCGTGGTCGACGCGCTCCTGGAGCGCAACGACCTCGACGACGTCGTGCTGCAGCCGGGGCAGGTGCTCGAGCTGCCCTGA
- a CDS encoding serine hydrolase domain-containing protein, with translation MTSNPTTPTDTRPALDREHWQQRLDELAAKHQVPGATLAVLRLGPDGDELVEAATGVLNKSTGARATPDSVFQIGSITKVWTATLVMQLVDEGKLDLDAPLVEVLPDLQLGDPEATRQVTMRHLLNHTSGIDGDVFTDTGRGDDVLERYVAALADVAQNHPLGATFSYCNSGFSLAGRVVEVLTGKTWDAALREQLAEPLGLTHTSTLPEEAIRHGVAVGHISPEPGQEQQVAPVWMLPRSLGPAGLVNATARDVAAFARMHLSQGRAADGTAVLSPASTAAMQAHSTDLPDHWSLGDSWGLGWIRFDWQGRRLYGHDGTTFGQNAFLRVLPGPDGTGGIAVALLTNGGQPRDLFNDLYSELFSELAGIRVAEQLEPPAEAPEVELTRFVGTYERSSITTEVFERDGGLVMRVIPTGQVALESGATVEELALHPVEPGVFATRAPESETWMAVVFYTLPGGAEYLHYGVRANPRKA, from the coding sequence GTGACCAGCAACCCGACGACCCCGACCGACACCCGACCCGCCCTGGACCGGGAGCACTGGCAGCAGCGGCTGGACGAGCTGGCCGCGAAGCACCAGGTGCCCGGGGCGACCCTCGCCGTCCTGCGGCTGGGCCCGGACGGCGACGAGCTGGTCGAGGCCGCCACCGGCGTGCTGAACAAGTCCACCGGCGCCCGGGCCACCCCCGACTCGGTGTTCCAGATCGGCTCCATCACCAAGGTGTGGACCGCGACCCTGGTCATGCAGCTGGTCGACGAGGGGAAGCTGGACCTGGACGCCCCGCTGGTCGAGGTGCTGCCCGACCTCCAGCTCGGCGACCCCGAGGCCACCCGCCAGGTCACCATGCGGCACCTGCTCAACCACACCAGCGGCATCGACGGCGACGTCTTCACCGACACCGGCCGCGGCGACGACGTGCTCGAGCGCTACGTCGCGGCGCTGGCCGACGTGGCGCAGAACCACCCGCTGGGCGCCACCTTCTCCTACTGCAACTCCGGCTTCAGCCTGGCCGGCCGGGTCGTCGAGGTGCTCACCGGCAAGACCTGGGACGCCGCGCTGCGCGAGCAGCTCGCCGAGCCGCTCGGCCTGACGCACACCTCGACGCTGCCGGAGGAGGCGATCCGGCACGGCGTGGCGGTCGGGCACATCAGCCCCGAGCCGGGGCAGGAGCAGCAGGTGGCCCCGGTCTGGATGCTGCCCCGCTCGCTCGGCCCGGCCGGACTGGTCAACGCCACCGCCCGCGACGTCGCCGCCTTCGCCCGGATGCACCTGTCGCAGGGCCGGGCCGCCGACGGCACGGCGGTGCTGTCCCCGGCGTCGACCGCGGCCATGCAGGCGCACTCCACGGACCTGCCCGACCACTGGTCCCTCGGCGACTCGTGGGGGCTGGGCTGGATCCGGTTCGACTGGCAGGGGCGGCGGCTCTACGGCCACGACGGGACGACGTTCGGCCAGAACGCCTTCCTGCGGGTGCTGCCCGGCCCCGACGGCACCGGGGGCATCGCGGTGGCCCTGCTGACCAACGGCGGGCAGCCGCGCGACCTGTTCAACGACCTCTACAGCGAGCTCTTCTCCGAGCTGGCCGGCATCCGGGTCGCCGAGCAGCTGGAGCCGCCGGCGGAGGCGCCCGAGGTCGAGCTGACCCGCTTCGTGGGCACCTACGAGCGCAGCTCGATCACCACCGAGGTCTTCGAGCGCGACGGCGGCCTGGTCATGCGGGTCATCCCCACCGGCCAGGTCGCCCTGGAGTCCGGGGCGACCGTGGAGGAGCTGGCGCTGCACCCGGTGGAGCCGGGCGTGTTCGCCACCCGGGCACCGGAGTCGGAGACCTGGATGGCCGTGGTCTTCTACACGCTCCCGGGCGGCGCCGAGTACCTGCACTACGGGGTGCGGGCCAACCCGCGGAAGGCCTGA
- a CDS encoding YihY/virulence factor BrkB family protein — translation MTSLDHLPRVRRALRRARQRYARTRDTLPAPVLRFGRWVRGPEFFTVAASLAFYAMISLPPMVLIAFWIAGAFVDASALEGLGSEVSGQTPEQLPVGEVLRALIDIASRAGPLAVLSAAWPATAYGAALARAFTQVAPQSERQIRGWRGRLLALVLIAVLPLVVFSALATLYVVPRLFGTGWALTALLGLGAFVVLALVIALVYALFQLRDTRWHDVAFGALIAAGLVAVTTAGYLVYLRFFADFSDRYGTSSLATAVLLGLWLLLGNAVLLVGYRLMLRRAIRRHEAGG, via the coding sequence ATGACCAGCCTCGACCACCTGCCCCGCGTCCGCCGGGCACTTCGCCGTGCCCGGCAGCGGTACGCCCGCACCCGGGACACGCTGCCGGCCCCCGTGCTGCGCTTCGGCCGGTGGGTGCGCGGGCCGGAGTTCTTCACCGTCGCCGCCAGCCTCGCGTTCTACGCGATGATCTCCCTGCCTCCGATGGTGCTGATCGCCTTCTGGATCGCCGGGGCCTTCGTCGACGCGTCGGCGCTGGAGGGGCTGGGCAGCGAGGTGTCGGGGCAGACACCCGAGCAGCTGCCGGTGGGCGAGGTGCTCCGCGCGCTGATCGACATCGCCTCCCGGGCCGGCCCGCTCGCGGTCCTCTCCGCCGCCTGGCCGGCTACCGCCTACGGCGCCGCGCTGGCCCGGGCGTTCACGCAGGTGGCCCCGCAGTCCGAACGGCAGATCCGCGGCTGGCGGGGCCGGCTGCTGGCGCTGGTGCTCATCGCCGTCCTGCCGCTGGTCGTGTTCTCCGCCCTCGCCACGCTGTACGTCGTGCCCCGCCTGTTCGGCACCGGCTGGGCCCTCACCGCGCTGCTCGGACTGGGCGCGTTCGTCGTGCTCGCCCTGGTGATCGCGCTCGTCTACGCCCTCTTCCAGCTCCGGGACACGCGCTGGCACGACGTGGCCTTCGGGGCGCTGATCGCCGCCGGCCTGGTCGCCGTCACCACCGCCGGCTACCTGGTCTACCTGCGGTTCTTCGCCGACTTCTCCGACCGGTACGGCACCAGCTCGCTCGCCACCGCGGTGCTGCTCGGGCTCTGGCTGCTGCTGGGCAACGCGGTGCTGCTGGTCGGGTACCGGCTGATGCTGCGCCGGGCCATCCGCCGCCACGAGGCAGGCGGCTGA